TTAGGAATTGGAGTTATTCCTAAATTTATAGTCGGAAAATTATATATACCTCAAGCCTTTATGTTTGCTGTAATCTCAGCAATTCTGGTAGCTTTATTTAAAGGTATGAGTTTAGAAAATGTAATTGATGCTTTTGTTGATGGATGTAAAGGAGTAACAATAGGTGCTATTATTCTTGGTTTAGCAGTAACTCTAGGAAATGTTTCAGAAGGTCTAGGTACAGCTGCTTTTATAATTAGTGCCACTGAATCTATCATAATTCCAGTTCTTTTACCTGCAATCTTTATGTTGATTTGTATGGTAACTGCATTTGCAGTAGGTAGTTCCTGGGGAACTTATGCTGTTATTTTCCCAATAGCAATGCCCTTA
This portion of the Halanaerobiales bacterium genome encodes:
- a CDS encoding Na+/H+ antiporter NhaC family protein, with amino-acid sequence LGIGVIPKFIVGKLYIPQAFMFAVISAILVALFKGMSLENVIDAFVDGCKGVTIGAIILGLAVTLGNVSEGLGTAAFIISATESIIIPVLLPAIFMLICMVTAFAVGSSWGTYAVIFPIAMPLAYSINPDPTFIIICFAAVTGGSIYGDQVSPISDTTVMSSVATGTDLMDHVYTQIPQASVAAGIAMILYTITTAILC